One Meriones unguiculatus strain TT.TT164.6M chromosome 5, Bangor_MerUng_6.1, whole genome shotgun sequence DNA segment encodes these proteins:
- the Ccdc142 gene encoding coiled-coil domain-containing protein 142 isoform X1, with amino-acid sequence MARAPLSGGLLPPLANVPPSWAQSVGAGEQRDEGRRRGPPAAGSVPRPDPGREPWAPAAAGGPMPLALQRLRATLLRLHRERERLLRARDCARLLQVAVRLLGSGPPAGPLSVQQLLGDLQLCPSRGAPVRLGLPGPAETLLRARPVGLAAQRLEAVIEMQFRALGRAPASLGLTSQLAELLLALPCYHTLQGRALSCVPGAARPFPTARVLHLLAAERGCQVADRLAEALGGSGLQHQLRQQCDEERELLPGLLGLIGGVASTDGGGLRLGGPGTLWSQYWTLLWAACAQSLELSVGPWGDRRALAQKLSQALGQASLPPECEKELLSLCHSLFHQSLIGSWDQGKEKGTLGATQGSAHPFRLHSVLAGFCQALGSAVGAESSPSSPAPTAELLLQLFPPLSDSLRQPRSELSLCHPPGPAAVALGLCTLQTTLLWFLGRAQQHLAAWAPGAFLLLIQKDLPPLLRAVEALSSLASEATLSPEVEQQLGLEIQKLAAKMQLLPEESLSLFFQECHKQATQGFKLHMPRGRYWRLRLCPEHPSAPSEYARMVVHAVLEPVLQGLRGLPPEAQAPALSQALTATLGAWLDHILTHGIRFSLQGALQLKQDFGVVREFLELEQWGLPRDLRQTLLSLGIFQRLDGALLCLLQQPLPKNPVHRRHPCCCFCNEVQTTELPTSSLNSLENLAPPPLRPVVSPAQTTHLLSTLGGGGPSPEAYLAGNQQAWLALRLHQHSRWHLPFLSCLGTSPEP; translated from the exons ATGGCCCGGGCGCCCCTCTCCGGTGGCCTTCTGCCCCCACTCGCTAACGTACCCCCGTCGTGGGCGCAGTCCGTGGGCGCGGGGGAGCAGCGGGACGAGGGGCGGCGCCGGGGGCCGCCGGCGGCGGGCAGCGTCCCGCGCCCGGACCCCGGCCGAGAGCCCTGGGCCCCCGCGGCGGCCGGCGGCCCGATGCCCCTCGCCCTGCAGCGGCTCCGGGCCACGTTGCTACGCCTGCACCGCGAGCGAGAGCGGCTCCTGCGGGCCCGGGACTGCGCCCGCCTCCTGCAGGTGGCCGTGCGGCTGCTCGGCTCCGGCCCCCCGGCCGGCCCCCTCTCCGTGCAGCAGCTGCTCGGCGACCTGCAGCTGTGCCCCTCGCGTGGGGCGCCTGTGCGCCTCGGCCTCCCGGGCCCCGCGGAGACGCTTCTCCGCGCTCGCCCCGTCGGCCTAGCCGCCCAGCGCCTGGAGGCCGTCATCGAGATGCAGTTTCGCGCCCTAGGCCGGGCACCGGCTAGCCTGGGCCTGACGTCCCAGCTAGCCGAACTGCTGCTGGCCCTTCCCTGCTACCACACGCTACAGGGGCGAGCCCTGAGCTGCGTCCCCGGAGCTGCGCGCCCATTCCCCACGGCCCGTGTGCTCCACCTCCTGGCTGCGGAGCGGGGTTGTCAGGTGGCAGATAGGCTGGCGGAGGCCCTTGGCGGCTCGGGCCTGCAGCACCAACTCCGTCAGCAGTGCGACGAGGAGCGGGAGCTGCTGCCCGGGCTCCTGGGCCTGATAGGGGGCGTGGCTAGCACCGACGGCGGTGGACTGAGGCTGGGAGGGCCTGGAACCCTGTGGAGCCAGTATTGGACCCTGCTGTGGGCAGCCTGTGCTCAGAGTCTAGAGCTAAGCGTGGGACCCTGGGGCGACCGCAGAGCACTGGCACAGAAGCTGAGTCAGGCACTGGGTCAAG CatccctgcctccagagtgtgaGAAGGAGCTGTTGTCTCTGTGTCACAGCCTTTTTCATCAGTCTCTTATCGGGAGCTGGGACCAAGGTAAGGAGAAAGGGACCTTGGGGGCGACCCAAGGATCAGCCCACCCCTTCAGACTACATTCTGTCCTTGCAGGGTTCTGCCAGGCCTTGGGATCAGCCGTGGGGGCTGAGAGCAGCCCTTCTTCACCGGCTCCTACTGCTGAGCTGCTGCTGCAGCTTTTCCCTCCCCTCTCAGATAGCCTTCGACAGCCTAGGTCAGAACTTAGCCTGTGCCATCCTCCAG GTCCTGCAGCTGTTGCTCTGGGGCTCTGCACCCTGCAGACCACCTTGCTCTGGTTCCTGGGCAGAGCTCAGCAGCACCTGGCAGCATGGGCCCCCGGTGCCTTCCTCCTCCTGATCCAAAAAGACTTGCCT CCTCTGCTGCGTGCAGTGGAGGCTCTGTCCAGCTTGGCCTCCGAGGCCACCTTATCTCCGGAGGTGGAGCAGCAGCTGGGCCTGGAGATCCAGAAGCTCGCTGCGAAGATGCAG CTCCTGCCTGAAGAGTCACTGAGTCTTTTCTTCCAAGAATGTCATAAACAAGCCACACAGGGCTTCAAACTCCACATGCCAAGGGGTCGATACTGGAGACTTCGACTGTGCCCTG AGCATCCCAGTGCTCCTAGCGAGTATGCAAGGATGGTGGTACATGCTGTGCTGGAGCCCGTGCTTCAAGGACTGCGGGGATTGCCGCCCGAGGCCCAAGCCCCTGCCCTCAGCCAGGCACTGACGGCCACACTGGGTGCCTGGCTTGACCACATCCTCACCCATGGGATCCGGTTCAG CCTGCAGGGGGCGCTGCAGCTTAAACAAGACTTCGGAGTGGTCAGGGAGTTTCTGGAACTGGAGCAGTGGGGCCTGCCCCGGGATCTTCGCCAGACTTTGCTCTCCCTGGGCATCTTCCAGCGGCTGGATGGGGCCCTGCTATGTCTACTGCAGCAGCCCCTGCCCAAGAATCCAGTCCACAGAAGGCATCCATGTTGCT GTTTTTGTAATGAGGTCCAGACCACTGAATTGCCCACCAGCAGCCTCAACAGCCTGGAAAACTTGGCGCCTCCTCCTCTGCGGCCTGTAGTCTCCCCAGCCCAGACTACTCACCTGCTAAGCACcctgggaggaggaggacctaGTCCTGAGGCTTACCTGGCTGGAAACCAGCAGGCCTGGCTTGCCTTGAGGCTGCACCAGCACTCTCGTTGGcacctgccttttctttcttgcttgggGACAAGTCCTGAACCCTAA
- the Ccdc142 gene encoding coiled-coil domain-containing protein 142 isoform X2 encodes MARAPLSGGLLPPLANVPPSWAQSVGAGEQRDEGRRRGPPAAGSVPRPDPGREPWAPAAAGGPMPLALQRLRATLLRLHRERERLLRARDCARLLQVAVRLLGSGPPAGPLSVQQLLGDLQLCPSRGAPVRLGLPGPAETLLRARPVGLAAQRLEAVIEMQFRALGRAPASLGLTSQLAELLLALPCYHTLQGRALSCVPGAARPFPTARVLHLLAAERGCQVADRLAEALGGSGLQHQLRQQCDEERELLPGLLGLIGGVASTDGGGLRLGGPGTLWSQYWTLLWAACAQSLELSVGPWGDRRALAQKLSQALGQASLPPECEKELLSLCHSLFHQSLIGSWDQGFCQALGSAVGAESSPSSPAPTAELLLQLFPPLSDSLRQPRSELSLCHPPGPAAVALGLCTLQTTLLWFLGRAQQHLAAWAPGAFLLLIQKDLPPLLRAVEALSSLASEATLSPEVEQQLGLEIQKLAAKMQLLPEESLSLFFQECHKQATQGFKLHMPRGRYWRLRLCPEHPSAPSEYARMVVHAVLEPVLQGLRGLPPEAQAPALSQALTATLGAWLDHILTHGIRFSLQGALQLKQDFGVVREFLELEQWGLPRDLRQTLLSLGIFQRLDGALLCLLQQPLPKNPVHRRHPCCCFCNEVQTTELPTSSLNSLENLAPPPLRPVVSPAQTTHLLSTLGGGGPSPEAYLAGNQQAWLALRLHQHSRWHLPFLSCLGTSPEP; translated from the exons ATGGCCCGGGCGCCCCTCTCCGGTGGCCTTCTGCCCCCACTCGCTAACGTACCCCCGTCGTGGGCGCAGTCCGTGGGCGCGGGGGAGCAGCGGGACGAGGGGCGGCGCCGGGGGCCGCCGGCGGCGGGCAGCGTCCCGCGCCCGGACCCCGGCCGAGAGCCCTGGGCCCCCGCGGCGGCCGGCGGCCCGATGCCCCTCGCCCTGCAGCGGCTCCGGGCCACGTTGCTACGCCTGCACCGCGAGCGAGAGCGGCTCCTGCGGGCCCGGGACTGCGCCCGCCTCCTGCAGGTGGCCGTGCGGCTGCTCGGCTCCGGCCCCCCGGCCGGCCCCCTCTCCGTGCAGCAGCTGCTCGGCGACCTGCAGCTGTGCCCCTCGCGTGGGGCGCCTGTGCGCCTCGGCCTCCCGGGCCCCGCGGAGACGCTTCTCCGCGCTCGCCCCGTCGGCCTAGCCGCCCAGCGCCTGGAGGCCGTCATCGAGATGCAGTTTCGCGCCCTAGGCCGGGCACCGGCTAGCCTGGGCCTGACGTCCCAGCTAGCCGAACTGCTGCTGGCCCTTCCCTGCTACCACACGCTACAGGGGCGAGCCCTGAGCTGCGTCCCCGGAGCTGCGCGCCCATTCCCCACGGCCCGTGTGCTCCACCTCCTGGCTGCGGAGCGGGGTTGTCAGGTGGCAGATAGGCTGGCGGAGGCCCTTGGCGGCTCGGGCCTGCAGCACCAACTCCGTCAGCAGTGCGACGAGGAGCGGGAGCTGCTGCCCGGGCTCCTGGGCCTGATAGGGGGCGTGGCTAGCACCGACGGCGGTGGACTGAGGCTGGGAGGGCCTGGAACCCTGTGGAGCCAGTATTGGACCCTGCTGTGGGCAGCCTGTGCTCAGAGTCTAGAGCTAAGCGTGGGACCCTGGGGCGACCGCAGAGCACTGGCACAGAAGCTGAGTCAGGCACTGGGTCAAG CatccctgcctccagagtgtgaGAAGGAGCTGTTGTCTCTGTGTCACAGCCTTTTTCATCAGTCTCTTATCGGGAGCTGGGACCAAG GGTTCTGCCAGGCCTTGGGATCAGCCGTGGGGGCTGAGAGCAGCCCTTCTTCACCGGCTCCTACTGCTGAGCTGCTGCTGCAGCTTTTCCCTCCCCTCTCAGATAGCCTTCGACAGCCTAGGTCAGAACTTAGCCTGTGCCATCCTCCAG GTCCTGCAGCTGTTGCTCTGGGGCTCTGCACCCTGCAGACCACCTTGCTCTGGTTCCTGGGCAGAGCTCAGCAGCACCTGGCAGCATGGGCCCCCGGTGCCTTCCTCCTCCTGATCCAAAAAGACTTGCCT CCTCTGCTGCGTGCAGTGGAGGCTCTGTCCAGCTTGGCCTCCGAGGCCACCTTATCTCCGGAGGTGGAGCAGCAGCTGGGCCTGGAGATCCAGAAGCTCGCTGCGAAGATGCAG CTCCTGCCTGAAGAGTCACTGAGTCTTTTCTTCCAAGAATGTCATAAACAAGCCACACAGGGCTTCAAACTCCACATGCCAAGGGGTCGATACTGGAGACTTCGACTGTGCCCTG AGCATCCCAGTGCTCCTAGCGAGTATGCAAGGATGGTGGTACATGCTGTGCTGGAGCCCGTGCTTCAAGGACTGCGGGGATTGCCGCCCGAGGCCCAAGCCCCTGCCCTCAGCCAGGCACTGACGGCCACACTGGGTGCCTGGCTTGACCACATCCTCACCCATGGGATCCGGTTCAG CCTGCAGGGGGCGCTGCAGCTTAAACAAGACTTCGGAGTGGTCAGGGAGTTTCTGGAACTGGAGCAGTGGGGCCTGCCCCGGGATCTTCGCCAGACTTTGCTCTCCCTGGGCATCTTCCAGCGGCTGGATGGGGCCCTGCTATGTCTACTGCAGCAGCCCCTGCCCAAGAATCCAGTCCACAGAAGGCATCCATGTTGCT GTTTTTGTAATGAGGTCCAGACCACTGAATTGCCCACCAGCAGCCTCAACAGCCTGGAAAACTTGGCGCCTCCTCCTCTGCGGCCTGTAGTCTCCCCAGCCCAGACTACTCACCTGCTAAGCACcctgggaggaggaggacctaGTCCTGAGGCTTACCTGGCTGGAAACCAGCAGGCCTGGCTTGCCTTGAGGCTGCACCAGCACTCTCGTTGGcacctgccttttctttcttgcttgggGACAAGTCCTGAACCCTAA